In the Halorubrum ruber genome, ATCCACGATTATGTATATTTGCGATGAAACAGATATTGATATACCTATCAGGGAGCACAGACGAGATGATCAAAGAGCAGTATGAGCAGTGTATGGAGCTCGTCGCGCAGAGGCACGGGGGAACCCTGCGCGAGGATGACAAGGCGAGACATCTACGCAAACTAAAACAACAGCCGTCGGTCCTGTCGACTGTCGGCGACGAGTACAGGCTTTGTCTCGTCGCCGACCGGAAGGACATCGACCGCCGTGAGGAGAGCGCAGGCGAAGTCATGAGTAAGGGTCTGAAAGGTGCGGACGAGATGATAGTCGGGGACGCGGAACCCTATTTATTACAGCCAGACCATGTCGCCGAATACCTCAGGAAAGTCGATGAAATCACAATCGCTGCGAAGAGAATCACGTTCACACGAGGGGCGAGTATCGAGCACATCCACCGCATCATGGCGGCGATTAAAGAGCGCAAGACGACACACGATGACGACGAGATACTCGTAGATAGTTGGTCAGGGGGACGTCCACCGATTGCATGTCGTGTCGAGGACGGGCAACTCGTCAAAGACGGCAACTATCACGACATACGCGAGACACTTCATCGAGTCGTGTTCGATAATCTGTCTAAATCTGAGGCGGCGCGACGAATTGGGTGTACTCGAAAGACTGTCGGGAATACAATCAACAGACGGCACGAGCTCTTCGATATTCCCCAGCAGTGACGACGTCGCCGCGGACGCTCTTTTCTTGTCAAATCTAACACCGGGAGTGACGAGCACCAGCGACACAATCGGCAGCGATCGTGTGTGGCGAGCACAGCTGTCGCGGGCTCACGGCGAACCGCAACCCCCGCCCTATTGACTTAGCCATTATAATGGGGGTCATCTCGCTGGGAGAGCGCGCCCAAAATGTAAGAAATATGAGCACCAATTAAGATACTATATCTGATGTGAATTGGTAGTCAGAGATCTGGCATTTTGGACAGGCGGTGCTGGCGAGCCCACCCACTATATATAGTGGGGTGTGTATCTGTGTTCGTTGTCAATAGAGAGTTCGTTATAGATCGTGCCGAAACCGTATTTCTATCCGGTCGTAAAATCCTCAAAAACGATCAATTGGTAGCCGAAAGTTGGATCGTTAAATACTATTGGATTATTGATCGAGTCTAGCGTTACTTTTTTGGAGATTATCAGTATTGATTCCCGAGCCTTTAAACAAATACGCAAGTATTGGTATGTGCTCTGGGTTCGCTTCCCTCCGCGAGAAATGGGGAGACGCGCCACAACGCGACACCCCAGGGCACCTGACCCTATGTCAGAATACAATACGAAGTCTAATAAAACAGACGGGTTTCAGATGGAGCCCGTTCGAGTCGAATTGGACGGTAACAGAGAAATTGAAGCGGTACACCACATCGTTAACGATCAGTCACAACTCCTACACCTCTATATTGAGGAGCGCGCAGGAGGGGTTGACCTCAGTATCCCACTCTCGAATGTAGTTGTAATTGCGAAGAACGGTGCTGGCGCTCACGCAATTGAAGATATGACGAGCGATGTCGACACGATTGCGCAGGCCGACGGGTTTGCGGCAGACGGAGGCGATCTCTGATGTCAACTGAGGAGATGCCAGACGACATCAGTGGCCCAGATGCCGACACGCCGATTGCAAAGCTCAATGCCGCGTACGGGACCTTCGAGCAAGACGTGAAGAGCGCGGATAACGCTGGTGAGGCGATGCGTCTCTGCCTCGATGCCGCGGAAGGCTTTGCTGAAATAGAAGTTGAAGCTGGTGACGCAGCAGGTGACCAAATCAACTCGATGGCACGCGCGTACCTCAATCAATTGGCGGACACGAAGAGCGGCGTTGATAGGAAGAGCGTACGGCGAGTGTGGTCAGACAAGCGTGACGAGCTTGAGAAGGAACGGCAGATTTCGGACGGCGAAGCGGTCATATTCCCGGAGCTTGTCGAACGGACATTAAGATCGGTGACGAAGAAGGTCACGACAGACCGCAGTAGCACGGAAGAAACAGAGTACGTGCTAAAATTCGACGATTCGAACGGTACACAGCTCACGGTTACGCAGTCAACACTGTTCGAGGGGCGCGCAATGTGGAAAGCGTATACGGCAGCTCAAGAAGGTGAGTATCCCGACCGTATCGGCAATGAAGAAGTGGAGTGGGACAATTGGGTCGGTGGTGTCCTCGAAGATGTTGGCGAAGACGTTGAAGAAGAGCCCGGCGCGCGGACGGCAGCGCTGCAGGCGTTGAAGAACCACGTGATGAACTCAACTGCGTTCGGGAACCGGATGGACGCGGTCGAACATGGCGGGGTATTCGTGAACGCTGAACCACCGGATAACACCGAAGTTGTTGTTCCTAGGGAGGCGATTGCGTCCATCACGAACACGCACGAGATCACCGACCGGGCGTTGCAGGCTGAAATCTCAGCGCGAGGGCTAACCGGCCCATCCACCGCGGGCGACAAGGTGGCAGTGAGTACGACCGTTCATGGGAACTGGCAGACGTTCTGGTATCTGTCAGGCGATGCGTTCGAAGTGAACGAGGATTCGTACAAGCAAGAGGCTGAGGACCCCCTCGATCGCATGGGTCCCGCCCCCGGTGACGAAGACGACGATGATGACGGCGACAAGGTTGTCAACGAGTCGGACAATATTGGAGACGACTCCAACACCGACACGGACGACGGCAGTGACCAGAGCGGGGCGTCACCGGACAGCAATGACGGAGACGGTGGCGACAACGATGATGACGGCGACAAGGTTGTCAGCGAGTCGGACGACGTCAGAGACGACTCCAACACTGATACGGACGACGGCAGTGAAGAGGACCGCTCCCCCGGGAAGATCGGGTCATACGGTGGCGAAGACGGAGGTGATGCGTGATGCCCGGGGAGCCCACAGACTACGACGCGGCAACAGACTACGAGGACGCCGCCCCACCGGAAGCGGTCCGTTCAGGACTGCCGGAAGAACTCAAAGACGCGCAAATCAAGGGTGGGGAAACCTACCCGGTCACCGATAGCATTCGTCTCAACGGCCCGCCGGGGGTTGGGAAGACCACACAGGTGTGCCTACGCGTTTCGACGCTCATCACTGAGTACGACATCGACCCGTCGGACGTCACGATCGTGACGTACCGCCGGTCGCTCGCAGACGAAATCGGTGACCGGCTCAAGTCGTGGGGTGTCATCGACGACGATGCCGACCTATCGATGTGGACGACAGCGCACGCCTGTGCGAACCGAGTAACAGGGTTATTATCGCGTGATAAGGGTAGTGCGAACGACTATCAGCAGAACAGTGGTCGGGGACTCGGCCCTGCAGTGACTACATACGAACAGTCGTACTTCTGCAGTGATGTTCTGAATATCCGGTACTGGTCTGGTCAGCCGTGGGAATCGACGCGCGGGCAGTTGCTGTTCGACGTATTCGAGTATGCAGCGAATAATCTTCTAGACCCACGTGACGAGGGTGATCTGCGCGAAATTCCGGCATATGACGATCTTCGTGAGGAGTGGCCGGGAGTGGACGTCGCCACGGTCTACGAGCAGTGGCAGCAGTTCAAGGGGCATCAGGACTTGGTGGAGTTCCATGAACTCCTCGAAGCCGCTGTAGACGGTCCGCTTCCACCCACTAAGGTGGTTGTCGTGGACGAATATCACGACGCGTACCCGCTTCTGGCCCAAGTTGCAGAACGGTGGGTTGCAGCCGCTAACACGGCGATCGTGGCAGGCGACCCCCTACAAGTTGTCAATGCCTATGCGGGTGCTGACCCGCGGTTCTTTACCGACCGTATGGACCACTTGCCTGAGGTGCTCCTCGATAAGTCGTGGCGGGTGGCGGAGGAACACTGGCAGGTGGCGACTCGGATGCTGCAGAGAGAGTTCGAAGCGCCACCAATCGACCGACACGGTCGCGGAGAAATCCACGAGTACCAGTCTCCCGAGTTCACCCACGCGCAGAACGCGGGGTGGACGGTTCCCGGGGCGAATCAGCCGGCGAGCCCCGTGGCGCTCGCAGACGAGTACGTCGCCGGGAACGACAACCGCGACATGTTGCTCCTAGCGAGAACACAGAAACAAGCGCAAGGCGTCAGCGCAGCGCTCGACAAAGGCGGGGTCGTTCACGAGACCCAGGACGCCGACGACGTCGGCGGGTGGACACAACGGCGTGTAGACGCGCTAAACGCCGTATTGAAACTGCAGACTGTGCCGGGAAGTTACGGGCAGGACACCAATCAGTACGGACTCATGAAGTACGACGGTGACGCGGCAGATTTCCGATTAGACGCTGAGGAAGCGGCAGTCATCTTAGAGCATGCGCACGGTAGGACACTTGAACACACAAGTGATGAACTCGATTCGTTTGTGGAATCCCTACGTAGCGACTCTGAGAACTCTGATAACGGACAGACACTGTCCGCGGATGACCTTGATAAAGTTGTCAAGCCAGCATTCTGGCGTAAGTACACGGACGGTCCGGCGACGGTGAGGCGTCTCACGAAGGCCGGCGAGTTCGAGGATGAGGACCTGAAAGCGCTGCAGAAAGCCGCTG is a window encoding:
- a CDS encoding UvrD-helicase domain-containing protein gives rise to the protein MPGEPTDYDAATDYEDAAPPEAVRSGLPEELKDAQIKGGETYPVTDSIRLNGPPGVGKTTQVCLRVSTLITEYDIDPSDVTIVTYRRSLADEIGDRLKSWGVIDDDADLSMWTTAHACANRVTGLLSRDKGSANDYQQNSGRGLGPAVTTYEQSYFCSDVLNIRYWSGQPWESTRGQLLFDVFEYAANNLLDPRDEGDLREIPAYDDLREEWPGVDVATVYEQWQQFKGHQDLVEFHELLEAAVDGPLPPTKVVVVDEYHDAYPLLAQVAERWVAAANTAIVAGDPLQVVNAYAGADPRFFTDRMDHLPEVLLDKSWRVAEEHWQVATRMLQREFEAPPIDRHGRGEIHEYQSPEFTHAQNAGWTVPGANQPASPVALADEYVAGNDNRDMLLLARTQKQAQGVSAALDKGGVVHETQDADDVGGWTQRRVDALNAVLKLQTVPGSYGQDTNQYGLMKYDGDAADFRLDAEEAAVILEHAHGRTLEHTSDELDSFVESLRSDSENSDNGQTLSADDLDKVVKPAFWRKYTDGPATVRRLTKAGEFEDEDLKALQKAAVRYDDPVPGDVLKKVRVLTIHASKGSEATDVVIYDGITSTIGTEMERSRSTRENEARTWYVGLTRASERLHIMREGFSWVQPHLPRDIAPVAAVAAERAVEDESARSEGGEA